A genomic stretch from Shewanella woodyi ATCC 51908 includes:
- the glnD gene encoding [protein-PII] uridylyltransferase: MSDSDISPQFSSKMSISDYKKIIQDADNYFNDNFTYIAIDEIVKLRADFFDTLLLHLWECAELTSDNISLNAVGGYGRQTLHLHSDIDICVLFSQTLTPQEESQIGLFFTQLWDLGLELGHSVLGLSEVDKACKEDISTATSLFEMRHLTGPKSHAEEVLSRLYGDNLWSSEAFFNAKVIEQDERHQKAQGSAFSLEPNLKNSPGGMRDIQTLIWVTRKYFSAEDMAALRRFGFFTSDEYSELLESQNFIWRTRWALHAAAQRSENRLLISLQSDVARLMGFGDNSHLAIEKMMRQLYRAMRRISELNQMLLLYFKDELLAQTDKKTTLLNEHFEINSRLINARHDDVFVDRTQLMALFIHIAENADDIDGISPQTIRLIRQVRRRLLGDLQDFHRCRKEFISLFRHPEGMGLALSLMLKHGVLASYLPQWREIVGQMQFDLYHVYPVDEHTHKLLKNLYSLKDKPESASLVQPSAVYKAIENKEVLLLAALFHDLAKGRGGDHSELGAVDAMQFAKFHELKPSQAKVIAWLVQNHLLLSLSSQRLDIYDPSEVKNLAKTIGTKARLDALYCLTVADIKATNDDLWTNWKATLLRDLYMSISFALRNGLENVLEQRTIVREHKNEALELMGMSEISEEIKLLWKRLPLSFFSNAQPSDIARYSQAMIQYPAEHALILLDEGSTKGCSDLFVYMKDKPGLFVTLFNTLASLQISVQQANISKTKDGYVVESLKILDYDQHPIRTAGRRESIKLKLEQVLFQNKKVSKQRLNSNLDSFVSEPKVEFLHSRKKDRTLISVTALDNPQFMSHFCNGFRQFELNIHSAKITTVGEQVDNVFLVSDKDGQSLDDESKQTLKSFFVDFIKEQPTA, translated from the coding sequence ATGTCAGACTCAGATATATCGCCTCAATTCAGTTCCAAAATGAGCATTAGTGATTATAAAAAAATAATTCAAGATGCTGACAACTACTTTAATGATAACTTTACCTATATTGCTATTGATGAAATTGTAAAGTTACGTGCCGATTTCTTTGATACTCTGCTGCTTCACCTATGGGAGTGCGCCGAGCTAACCTCCGACAATATCTCTCTCAACGCCGTTGGTGGCTATGGCCGTCAAACCCTACATCTTCATTCTGATATCGATATCTGTGTACTTTTCTCCCAAACGCTCACGCCCCAAGAGGAGTCTCAAATTGGTCTTTTCTTTACCCAGTTGTGGGATCTTGGTTTAGAGCTTGGTCATAGTGTATTGGGATTGAGTGAGGTAGATAAAGCCTGTAAAGAGGATATCTCTACCGCGACCTCACTGTTCGAGATGCGTCACTTAACGGGTCCAAAATCCCATGCTGAAGAGGTGTTAAGTCGACTATATGGCGATAATCTCTGGAGCAGTGAAGCCTTTTTTAATGCAAAGGTGATTGAGCAAGATGAGCGCCACCAAAAAGCCCAAGGCAGTGCTTTTAGCCTAGAGCCAAACTTAAAAAATAGCCCAGGGGGAATGCGCGATATTCAAACCCTTATCTGGGTTACCCGTAAGTATTTTTCCGCTGAAGATATGGCGGCTTTAAGGCGCTTTGGTTTCTTTACCTCTGATGAGTACTCGGAGTTGCTAGAATCACAGAACTTTATTTGGCGAACTCGTTGGGCACTGCATGCTGCAGCGCAGCGTTCTGAAAATCGTCTGCTTATTTCTTTGCAAAGTGATGTCGCGCGCCTTATGGGGTTTGGCGACAACAGTCACCTGGCTATCGAAAAGATGATGCGTCAGCTATACCGTGCTATGAGGCGAATTAGCGAACTTAACCAGATGCTACTGCTCTATTTTAAGGATGAGCTTTTAGCGCAAACTGATAAAAAGACGACCCTGTTAAATGAACATTTTGAGATAAATAGCCGACTCATTAATGCACGCCATGATGATGTTTTTGTTGACCGTACTCAGCTGATGGCACTCTTTATTCATATTGCAGAAAATGCAGATGATATTGATGGTATTTCACCACAAACGATTCGTTTGATCCGTCAAGTAAGACGCCGTTTGCTTGGGGATCTACAAGATTTTCATCGTTGTCGGAAGGAGTTTATCTCTCTATTTCGCCATCCAGAAGGGATGGGGCTGGCACTATCATTAATGCTTAAACATGGTGTTCTAGCCTCATATCTACCCCAATGGCGTGAGATCGTAGGGCAGATGCAGTTCGATCTTTATCATGTTTACCCCGTTGACGAGCATACTCATAAATTACTTAAAAACCTCTACTCCTTAAAAGACAAGCCTGAGTCGGCCTCGCTTGTACAACCTAGTGCGGTTTACAAAGCGATTGAGAATAAAGAGGTGCTACTGTTAGCTGCACTGTTCCATGATCTCGCCAAAGGTCGTGGTGGCGATCATAGTGAGTTGGGCGCGGTTGATGCGATGCAGTTTGCCAAGTTTCATGAATTGAAACCATCTCAAGCTAAAGTTATTGCCTGGTTAGTGCAGAATCATCTGCTGCTATCTCTCTCCTCACAACGACTCGATATTTATGATCCTTCGGAAGTGAAGAACCTTGCTAAAACCATAGGAACTAAAGCCAGACTCGATGCTCTCTACTGTTTAACCGTTGCGGATATTAAAGCAACCAATGATGATCTGTGGACAAATTGGAAGGCCACGTTACTTCGTGATCTATATATGTCGATAAGCTTTGCCCTACGTAATGGCTTAGAAAACGTGTTAGAGCAGCGAACAATTGTCCGTGAACATAAGAATGAAGCCCTAGAGTTGATGGGGATGAGTGAAATTTCCGAAGAGATTAAACTGCTCTGGAAACGCCTGCCTTTATCATTTTTTAGTAATGCTCAACCCAGCGATATTGCTCGTTACTCCCAAGCTATGATCCAGTACCCAGCAGAGCATGCACTTATTTTATTGGATGAGGGCAGCACTAAGGGCTGTAGTGATCTATTTGTCTATATGAAGGATAAACCGGGTCTGTTTGTTACCCTGTTTAACACTTTAGCATCGCTGCAGATCTCTGTGCAGCAAGCTAATATCTCTAAGACAAAAGATGGTTACGTGGTGGAGTCGTTAAAAATACTCGATTATGACCAGCACCCTATACGTACTGCTGGTCGACGTGAAAGTATTAAGCTGAAGCTGGAGCAGGTGTTATTTCAGAATAAGAAGGTCTCTAAACAGCGCCTTAACAGTAACTTGGACTCATTTGTCAGTGAGCCTAAAGTGGAGTTTTTGCATTCGCGCAAAAAAGACAGAACCTTGATTAGTGTGACGGCTCTGGATAATCCACAATTTATGAGCCACTTCTGTAATGGATTCAGGCAGTTTGAGCTCAATATCCACTCGGCCAAAATCACTACAGTGGGTGAGCAGGTCGATAATGTCTTTCTTGTTTCAGATAAAGATGGCCAGTCTCTCGACGATGAGAGTAAGCAAACCTTAAAGTCCTTCTTTGTTGATTTCATTAAGGAGCAGCCCACAGCCTGA
- a CDS encoding DUF3297 family protein: MNDTTSQPTLPDRLSVNPRSPHHVAAIFEHDIGIKVNGKERFDVEEYCISESWVKVPSSKALDRRGQPLLMTIKGTVEAFYR; this comes from the coding sequence ATGAACGACACAACATCACAACCAACTTTACCGGATCGTCTTTCGGTTAATCCTCGTAGCCCACACCATGTGGCAGCAATTTTTGAACACGATATTGGCATTAAAGTGAACGGTAAAGAGCGCTTTGATGTTGAAGAGTATTGCATCAGTGAATCTTGGGTTAAAGTGCCATCATCTAAAGCGCTAGATCGTCGTGGCCAGCCACTTTTGATGACAATTAAAGGCACGGTTGAAGCCTTCTATCGTTAA
- a CDS encoding dCMP deaminase family protein: MMTKWDVRFLQMAELVASWSKDPSTQVGAVITEDNRIVSLGFNGYPHGISDSAETDNREMKLLKTLHAEENAILYAKRDLSGCEIWVTHFPCPNCAAKIIQTGLTTVHSPQPSEDFLSRWGDKIKISQDMFDQSGVKVDWMQVGK; this comes from the coding sequence ATGATGACAAAATGGGACGTACGTTTTCTACAGATGGCTGAGCTCGTAGCATCTTGGAGTAAAGACCCCTCAACTCAAGTGGGCGCGGTGATCACCGAAGATAACCGTATAGTCTCTTTAGGCTTCAACGGCTACCCCCACGGGATCTCCGATAGTGCAGAAACAGATAATCGAGAGATGAAGCTTCTCAAAACCCTGCACGCAGAGGAGAACGCCATTCTTTATGCTAAGCGAGATCTCAGCGGCTGCGAAATTTGGGTGACTCACTTTCCCTGCCCTAACTGTGCAGCTAAGATCATCCAAACAGGATTGACAACAGTACACAGTCCACAACCTAGCGAAGACTTCCTGTCACGCTGGGGTGACAAAATAAAGATTAGCCAAGATATGTTCGACCAATCAGGCGTTAAAGTCGACTGGATGCAGGTCGGCAAATAA
- a CDS encoding Na+/H+ antiporter subunit E — MTMNDDKSTFEERAKYLPSHTLSLSVTLSLFWWINSNYGNLLLLSLGASSILLVIYIAYRMNVIDHESQPIHLSIKIPGYLLWLTKEIVLANISVVKHIWLGNSSISPTLETIDASQHTDLGKVIYANSITLTPGTVTVDLVDDRMTIHSLIKENIDTLKAGEMDSRVTELEK; from the coding sequence ATGACAATGAATGATGATAAATCAACGTTCGAAGAGAGAGCGAAGTATTTACCGAGCCATACACTAAGTCTCAGTGTAACCCTGTCTCTCTTTTGGTGGATAAACTCAAATTACGGCAACCTACTTCTGCTGTCACTCGGAGCCTCTTCTATCCTGCTCGTTATCTATATTGCATACAGGATGAACGTAATCGACCATGAGTCTCAGCCAATTCACCTTTCAATAAAAATTCCAGGCTACCTGCTATGGCTAACCAAAGAGATAGTCCTTGCAAATATCTCTGTGGTCAAGCACATCTGGCTTGGTAATAGCAGCATCTCCCCCACCCTTGAAACGATAGATGCCAGTCAACACACAGATCTGGGCAAGGTTATTTACGCCAACTCCATCACCTTAACGCCGGGGACAGTCACTGTGGATTTAGTAGATGACCGAATGACCATACACTCATTGATCAAAGAAAATATCGATACTTTAAAAGCCGGCGAGATGGATAGCCGAGTAACTGAATTGGAAAAATAA
- a CDS encoding monovalent cation/H+ antiporter complex subunit F, producing the protein MLAAATIAILVVMLLAIARCIIGPTLYDRILAFNMFGTKTVLLISVLGFLMGRPEFLDIALVYALINFISVVGVLRFSDSAEFKVTPYERQSTKEGEE; encoded by the coding sequence ATGTTAGCTGCCGCCACAATTGCAATTCTCGTCGTTATGTTGCTAGCTATTGCTCGCTGCATCATCGGCCCGACTCTGTACGATCGCATATTAGCCTTCAACATGTTTGGTACCAAAACGGTACTGCTGATCTCAGTATTAGGCTTTTTAATGGGACGACCAGAGTTCCTCGACATCGCGCTCGTCTATGCCCTGATTAATTTTATCAGTGTCGTAGGCGTATTGCGCTTTTCTGACTCCGCCGAGTTCAAGGTTACCCCCTATGAACGCCAATCAACCAAGGAGGGTGAGGAATGA
- the mnhG gene encoding monovalent cation/H(+) antiporter subunit G encodes MNLFLEISSGLCLLIGCFLCFSGGIGILRFPDFYTRMHAVSITDTLGAGLVLLGLMLQSPDGLVLIKLILILLFTLFINPSASHALAKAALHNGLSPQEDKGTNKGGDKPSKL; translated from the coding sequence ATGAACCTCTTTCTCGAAATCAGCAGTGGACTTTGCCTACTTATTGGCTGCTTCCTCTGCTTTTCAGGTGGTATAGGGATTTTACGTTTTCCTGACTTTTACACCCGCATGCACGCAGTGAGCATCACAGATACCTTAGGTGCAGGCTTAGTGTTATTAGGATTAATGCTGCAAAGTCCCGACGGTTTAGTACTCATTAAACTAATACTAATTTTACTGTTCACCCTATTTATCAATCCGTCAGCTAGCCATGCATTAGCTAAAGCCGCACTGCATAATGGCCTGTCACCGCAAGAAGATAAGGGGACAAATAAAGGAGGGGACAAGCCATCGAAACTTTAG
- a CDS encoding Na(+)/H(+) antiporter subunit B, protein MVIAIAIVRTRDLLAVVMLTGIYGLLSANFFVVLDAVDVAFTEASVGAGISGLLMLTAITMTGRKEAPRRHKPFLALFVVLVTGSMLIYGTMDMPYFGAVDAPVHQHVAPRYIHQSMEEVGVPNIVTAVLGSYRAFDTLGEVAVIFTAGIGVLSLLSLPRRRRAVKSDEATVEQMHERHMVLRIVSKVLIPFILLFALYVQFHGDFGPGGGFQAGVIFAAAIILYTMLFGLETAKKVFNPSIIQLLAAVGLLIYACVGVVSMLNGANFLDYNVLADDPVAGQHIGILLIELGVGITVAAVMLSIFFNFDGRRQAQQHCTEQKGEHDVSRTL, encoded by the coding sequence GTGGTCATAGCCATCGCAATTGTCCGCACTAGAGATCTATTAGCGGTCGTCATGTTAACCGGGATCTATGGCTTACTCTCTGCCAACTTCTTTGTGGTACTTGATGCGGTAGATGTTGCCTTTACCGAAGCCTCTGTTGGGGCTGGAATATCTGGTTTGTTGATGCTGACGGCCATAACCATGACAGGGCGAAAAGAAGCTCCTAGACGTCATAAACCATTTCTTGCACTCTTTGTAGTACTCGTCACTGGCAGTATGCTGATCTACGGCACCATGGATATGCCCTATTTTGGTGCCGTTGACGCCCCAGTTCATCAACATGTTGCACCTCGCTATATTCATCAATCAATGGAGGAGGTTGGTGTCCCCAATATTGTTACTGCGGTTTTAGGCAGTTATCGTGCATTCGATACTTTAGGGGAAGTGGCGGTTATCTTTACCGCAGGTATAGGTGTGCTCTCTTTGCTGTCACTGCCTCGTCGCCGCAGGGCCGTCAAATCTGATGAGGCAACGGTAGAGCAGATGCATGAGCGCCATATGGTGCTTCGTATTGTAAGCAAGGTTCTTATTCCTTTCATCTTGCTGTTTGCTCTCTATGTGCAATTTCATGGCGACTTCGGTCCCGGTGGCGGCTTCCAGGCCGGTGTGATATTCGCAGCAGCGATTATTCTCTACACCATGTTATTTGGTTTAGAAACCGCTAAGAAGGTGTTTAACCCGTCGATAATCCAGCTGCTCGCAGCGGTTGGATTGCTGATCTACGCCTGCGTTGGGGTGGTATCCATGCTCAATGGCGCCAACTTCTTAGATTATAACGTGCTGGCTGATGACCCAGTTGCAGGTCAACATATAGGGATCTTGCTGATTGAATTAGGGGTAGGTATTACAGTCGCAGCAGTGATGTTGAGTATCTTTTTTAACTTTGATGGTCGCAGACAAGCACAGCAACACTGCACAGAACAAAAAGGGGAGCATGATGTTTCTCGGACTCTATAA
- a CDS encoding cation:proton antiporter subunit C, with protein MFLGLYNYWIVVLLMMIGFYIVIAHGNLIKKLVGLTIFQTSVFIFYISVGMVERGSAPILAEGISDYSNPLPHVLILTAIVVGIATTALGLALAVRIKESYGSVEEDEIQRQDQLNEDKS; from the coding sequence ATGTTTCTCGGACTCTATAACTATTGGATCGTAGTACTCTTGATGATGATTGGTTTTTATATCGTTATCGCCCACGGAAATTTGATAAAGAAACTAGTCGGACTGACTATTTTTCAAACCTCAGTGTTTATTTTTTATATCAGTGTCGGCATGGTCGAGCGCGGCAGCGCACCGATTTTGGCAGAGGGGATTAGTGATTACTCTAACCCGCTACCCCATGTATTGATCCTAACTGCCATTGTGGTGGGGATAGCCACCACCGCACTTGGACTGGCACTGGCCGTCAGAATCAAAGAATCCTACGGCAGTGTAGAAGAGGATGAGATCCAAAGACAGGATCAGCTTAACGAGGATAAATCATAG